In a single window of the Pseudodesulfovibrio profundus genome:
- a CDS encoding nitroreductase family protein: MFADKEKCKRCGACFAECPYQLIVEDKEGFPKLRLAAKKTCIACGHCVAVCPVEAVTLPELPVAQRLAPEDCGDLTRDLRISREEAYQFLKSRRSIRSFKDKTIPEEEIEELVRLSTFAPSAKNGQPARWIVTRTPQVTQELVEHTVHYMAINNVFPGVIKNWKKGIDKILHGAPHVAIAHASEDGFHPAEDCSLAAAYLELAAHARGIGACWAGFLMEAAEGCHALRERLNIPEGHGVHAALMLGYPKFRYQRIPTRRDAHIEWLD; encoded by the coding sequence GTGTTTGCAGACAAGGAAAAATGCAAACGGTGCGGGGCATGTTTTGCCGAATGCCCGTATCAGTTGATAGTAGAGGACAAGGAAGGGTTCCCCAAGCTCAGGCTGGCAGCCAAGAAGACCTGCATAGCCTGTGGGCACTGTGTGGCCGTTTGCCCTGTGGAGGCTGTGACCCTGCCGGAACTGCCTGTGGCACAGCGCCTGGCACCGGAGGACTGTGGCGATCTGACACGCGACCTGCGGATCAGCCGTGAGGAAGCGTATCAGTTTCTCAAGAGCCGCCGCTCCATTCGATCCTTCAAGGATAAGACCATTCCTGAAGAAGAGATCGAGGAGTTGGTGCGCCTGTCCACCTTTGCCCCCAGCGCAAAAAACGGCCAGCCCGCCCGATGGATCGTGACCCGCACCCCGCAGGTAACGCAGGAACTGGTGGAACATACCGTTCACTACATGGCCATCAACAACGTCTTCCCCGGCGTCATCAAGAACTGGAAAAAAGGCATCGACAAAATCCTGCATGGCGCCCCGCATGTGGCCATAGCCCATGCTTCGGAAGATGGATTCCATCCTGCCGAAGACTGCTCACTGGCCGCTGCCTATCTGGAGCTGGCTGCCCATGCCCGCGGCATCGGTGCGTGCTGGGCCGGCTTTCTGATGGAAGCCGCTGAAGGCTGTCACGCCCTGCGCGAACGCCTCAACATCCCAGAGGGACATGGTGTCCATGCCGCGTTGATGCTGGGATATCCCAAATTTCGCTACCAGCGAATACCAACAAGACGCGACGCTCATATCGAGTGGCTGGATTAA
- a CDS encoding PilZ domain-containing protein, with protein MTTHHTIYVLTDTPDLYGNTLIHKDIVPVYVKTIGGLLKRLKDISMAGLVLEIDKVMKAKRRERDRLFNYIGYFPVLRTRANTRLDFITYMDSRQAFFINLEKASGDKARNHERHAVQLDCRLSTEDDPSMAKTIDGTIRDISPGGCFVETKWDMSQELFVHLQIPELSCSRPIFSSIRWGRTERPGHYGMGLMFIDPTNEQVHDIMSMKG; from the coding sequence ATGACAACACACCACACAATATATGTACTGACCGACACACCCGACCTGTACGGCAACACCTTGATTCACAAGGATATAGTACCGGTATACGTCAAAACCATCGGCGGACTTCTCAAGCGACTCAAAGACATTTCCATGGCCGGACTCGTGCTGGAAATCGACAAGGTCATGAAAGCCAAGCGCAGGGAACGAGACAGGCTTTTCAATTACATCGGCTATTTCCCTGTTCTTCGCACCCGTGCCAATACCCGACTCGACTTCATCACCTATATGGATTCCCGGCAGGCGTTCTTCATCAACTTGGAAAAAGCGTCAGGAGACAAGGCACGAAATCATGAGCGCCATGCAGTTCAGCTAGATTGTCGTCTATCGACTGAAGACGATCCGAGCATGGCAAAAACCATAGATGGCACCATCAGGGACATATCCCCCGGCGGCTGTTTTGTGGAGACCAAGTGGGACATGTCGCAGGAGTTATTCGTCCATCTCCAGATTCCTGAACTCTCGTGCTCACGACCTATTTTTTCGAGCATTCGATGGGGACGAACCGAACGCCCGGGTCACTATGGGATGGGACTGATGTTCATTGATCCAACCAATGAGCAGGTGCATGACATCATGTCCATGAAAGGATAG
- a CDS encoding GGDEF domain-containing protein gives MKHDIQSVHSLKKRYTLYYVFSLVVLGLLFCANFGIIYTLVVTPPDEPATVMKYVYLIMIAGFILLVAQGLLVFTRFLSLLGNEAETIRSLNDELEQHSVLDSLTKVFNRHKFESVANREMQNVRRYNSPLTGIMFDVDGFKGINEEYGYGTGDRLLANMAQYIKGKLRNSDYIFRWRGGKFIILAPHTDAEKAVMLAEKLRQMIGHKLFGGKIRMTLSLGVVQATQEDTLETFLQRIQSALTAAKSKGKNRVVLGER, from the coding sequence GTGAAGCACGATATTCAGTCGGTTCATTCACTCAAGAAGCGGTACACGCTGTATTATGTGTTCAGTCTTGTTGTTCTCGGTCTGCTTTTCTGCGCCAACTTCGGCATCATTTATACGTTGGTCGTGACACCGCCGGACGAGCCTGCCACGGTCATGAAGTATGTCTACCTGATCATGATCGCGGGTTTCATCCTGCTGGTGGCGCAGGGGCTGCTCGTTTTTACCCGTTTTCTGTCACTTCTGGGCAATGAAGCTGAAACCATCCGTTCGCTGAATGATGAACTGGAACAGCATTCGGTCCTGGACAGTCTGACCAAGGTGTTCAACCGACACAAGTTTGAGAGTGTCGCCAATCGTGAGATGCAGAACGTCCGTCGCTACAATAGTCCGTTGACTGGAATCATGTTTGATGTGGATGGATTCAAGGGGATCAACGAGGAGTATGGATACGGAACCGGCGACCGTCTTCTGGCGAATATGGCCCAGTACATCAAGGGCAAGCTCCGTAACTCGGACTATATATTTCGCTGGCGTGGCGGGAAGTTCATCATCCTTGCTCCGCACACCGATGCAGAGAAGGCGGTCATGCTCGCAGAAAAACTGCGCCAGATGATCGGACACAAGCTCTTTGGCGGAAAGATCCGCATGACGTTGTCTCTGGGGGTGGTGCAAGCCACTCAGGAGGATACGCTCGAAACCTTTCTGCAGCGGATCCAGTCTGCATTGACCGCTGCCAAAAGCAAGGGAAAGAACCGCGTGGTCCTTGGTGAGCGGTAG
- a CDS encoding glycosyltransferase family protein: MTVIRKLCFIDPKPQLVAAAEEAGYELLLLRTGKQPFFDLAAALDEHGFEPELVMQTETLADRTIVTGLDTVDCPTMFWAMDPHLNAYWHSAYARLFDVTCSTQRHWIPRIKRQGATDVRWLPIFGRAEPWKPMAERQLDMAFVGRITPQRPARQWMVKFLREKAQGHTLSIEDNLTYTKMMELYGDSRIIPNESIFGEVNFRLFEAASCGCLVMSQDLGEEQEALFEPGREFDTYADVVELDHKLSWYLDNPRLVQAMGMAARERVLSEHLPEHRLARLVSIASEATRCRVTGVEVSKWETLTAVAMWEAGLLVQPVKTILARLADLDQDGDIVAALLRVQSGAKLNKAMSDNLKVILTNNICCDVLDVNLAGSMAALRLDEWDWAKSFWYRHLRSGPERRLAPPTDKFSLLTLWAKELKRADRVVRAGFSFNVEHHLPMSATDCLMTILSEEPEHLPTLRLLDTMLRPIMGLEQARVGFLSILTLFERTDWRLALEIALANLRSYRLESGLEELELAQSMAREQGQESLFRKALATRDRAGLLSRHLAKG, encoded by the coding sequence ATGACCGTCATACGCAAACTCTGTTTCATCGATCCCAAGCCTCAGTTGGTCGCTGCTGCCGAAGAGGCCGGATACGAATTGTTGCTGTTGCGAACAGGCAAGCAGCCCTTTTTCGATCTGGCCGCCGCTCTCGATGAGCACGGGTTCGAGCCGGAGCTCGTCATGCAGACCGAAACGTTGGCTGATCGGACCATCGTCACCGGGCTCGACACAGTGGATTGCCCAACGATGTTCTGGGCCATGGATCCTCACCTGAATGCCTATTGGCATAGCGCCTATGCACGACTGTTTGATGTGACCTGCTCGACCCAGCGGCACTGGATACCGCGTATCAAGCGGCAAGGCGCCACGGATGTTCGCTGGCTGCCTATCTTCGGCAGGGCCGAACCATGGAAACCCATGGCTGAGCGACAGCTGGACATGGCGTTTGTCGGTCGCATCACTCCCCAGCGACCGGCGCGACAGTGGATGGTGAAATTCCTCCGTGAAAAGGCGCAAGGGCATACCTTGTCCATTGAAGACAATCTTACGTATACCAAGATGATGGAATTGTATGGAGATTCACGAATCATTCCCAACGAATCCATTTTCGGCGAAGTGAACTTCCGTCTTTTTGAAGCGGCTTCCTGCGGTTGTCTGGTCATGAGTCAGGACCTTGGCGAAGAGCAGGAGGCGCTGTTTGAGCCGGGACGGGAGTTTGATACCTATGCGGATGTGGTTGAATTGGATCACAAGCTTTCCTGGTATCTGGATAATCCGCGTCTGGTGCAGGCCATGGGCATGGCTGCCCGTGAGCGGGTACTGTCGGAACACCTACCGGAGCATCGGCTTGCACGGTTGGTGTCGATCGCTTCGGAAGCAACCAGATGCCGTGTTACCGGAGTTGAAGTCAGCAAATGGGAAACACTCACGGCTGTCGCCATGTGGGAAGCTGGACTGCTCGTTCAACCCGTCAAAACGATCCTCGCCAGACTGGCTGATTTGGATCAGGACGGTGATATTGTCGCCGCATTGTTGCGCGTACAAAGTGGCGCCAAGTTGAACAAGGCCATGAGTGACAATCTCAAGGTCATTCTTACCAATAATATCTGTTGTGATGTGTTGGACGTCAATCTGGCCGGTTCCATGGCTGCATTGCGGCTGGATGAATGGGATTGGGCCAAGTCGTTCTGGTACAGGCATTTGCGTAGTGGCCCGGAGCGACGGCTGGCACCTCCTACAGACAAATTTTCCCTCCTGACCCTGTGGGCAAAGGAGCTGAAACGGGCGGATCGAGTGGTGCGGGCCGGATTCTCATTCAATGTGGAGCACCACCTGCCCATGAGCGCCACAGATTGTCTGATGACAATCCTTAGTGAAGAACCGGAACACCTTCCTACTCTTCGTCTGCTGGATACGATGTTACGCCCTATCATGGGTCTTGAGCAGGCCCGTGTAGGGTTTCTTTCCATCCTTACGCTGTTCGAGCGGACTGATTGGCGGCTGGCTCTTGAAATAGCCCTTGCCAACCTGCGCTCCTATCGTCTGGAATCAGGGCTTGAGGAGTTGGAGCTTGCCCAATCCATGGCCCGGGAGCAGGGACAGGAGTCTCTGTTCAGGAAAGCCCTTGCAACAAGGGACAGGGCCGGGTTGCTGTCACGTCATCTGGCAAAGGGATAA
- a CDS encoding flagellar biosynthesis anti-sigma factor FlgM codes for MKGYDESGIRDATNIETERVFNEFDATQSDRTGRSEAEERARKIARLKQEVKSGEYQADVHDIARLLTSAMDPML; via the coding sequence ATGAAGGGTTATGATGAAAGTGGCATCCGTGATGCCACCAATATTGAGACCGAGCGCGTTTTCAACGAGTTCGATGCGACTCAATCGGACAGGACCGGCAGGTCCGAGGCCGAAGAGAGAGCACGGAAGATCGCCCGGCTCAAGCAGGAGGTCAAATCAGGAGAGTATCAGGCCGATGTTCACGACATCGCCAGACTGCTCACCTCGGCCATGGACCCCATGCTGTAA
- a CDS encoding lytic transglycosylase domain-containing protein, whose translation MKRLWGIPFLAGFFLLAWAGLGLAASHETSHPMESSQFPSLESAIRLKGPIYFCGERVPIDNPDIRERLEKELLLMLWDRAQVILWLKRTGRYFPHIETVLRGAGMPDDLKYIAVIESALKPLAGSSRGARGIWQFIPSTGRNYGLTVDRYTDERRNFHLATKAAVAYFTDLHDMFGSWSMACAAYNMGEKGLERRVEQQEVDEYYKLDLPTETERYVLRAVAAKLILADPSRYGFKMMPEDYYQPRRFDRVRLKHTLPTPVSVVAKAAGSYYKQICDLNPQLLRGVVPPGDTVIFLPEDSAKRFARNYQQLVDEYRAKNRTKTYVVCRGDTLTSIASRNNLPLWKLLKMNDLKYRSVIQPGQELVVSQ comes from the coding sequence ATGAAAAGGTTATGGGGAATCCCGTTTTTGGCGGGATTCTTCCTTCTTGCATGGGCAGGGCTTGGTCTGGCGGCATCGCATGAAACGTCACACCCCATGGAGTCGTCCCAGTTTCCCTCCCTTGAGTCGGCCATTCGGCTCAAGGGACCGATCTACTTTTGCGGTGAGCGGGTCCCCATCGACAACCCCGACATCCGTGAACGTTTGGAGAAAGAACTCCTCCTGATGCTCTGGGACCGTGCCCAGGTTATTCTCTGGCTCAAACGCACCGGGCGCTACTTTCCCCATATCGAAACCGTCCTTCGAGGCGCGGGGATGCCTGACGATCTCAAATATATTGCGGTCATCGAGTCCGCCCTCAAGCCGCTGGCCGGTTCCAGCCGAGGTGCTCGCGGTATCTGGCAGTTCATTCCATCAACTGGGCGAAACTATGGTCTCACTGTAGACAGATACACGGATGAACGACGAAATTTCCATCTCGCAACCAAAGCCGCAGTCGCTTACTTCACTGATTTGCACGACATGTTCGGATCATGGTCCATGGCCTGCGCTGCCTACAACATGGGAGAAAAGGGACTGGAACGCCGCGTTGAGCAGCAGGAAGTGGATGAATATTACAAGCTGGATTTGCCTACGGAGACTGAGCGCTACGTGTTGCGCGCTGTAGCCGCCAAGCTGATTCTGGCCGATCCGTCGCGGTACGGTTTCAAGATGATGCCCGAGGATTACTACCAGCCGCGCCGGTTCGACAGGGTTCGGCTCAAGCACACGCTCCCCACCCCGGTCAGTGTCGTGGCCAAGGCCGCAGGGTCCTACTATAAGCAGATTTGTGATTTGAACCCCCAACTGCTGCGCGGAGTGGTGCCTCCCGGTGACACCGTGATCTTCCTGCCCGAAGATAGTGCCAAGCGGTTTGCCAGGAACTATCAGCAACTGGTGGACGAGTACCGAGCAAAGAACCGCACAAAGACCTATGTCGTCTGCCGCGGCGATACGCTGACCAGCATCGCTTCTCGCAACAATCTGCCCCTCTGGAAGCTGCTGAAAATGAACGATTTGAAATATCGTTCGGTGATACAGCCCGGCCAAGAGCTTGTTGTTTCACAATAA
- a CDS encoding PhoH family protein: MAQKHFVLDTNVLIENPKCITALRNGAENKIYIPYTVLTELDGLKKDPRIGHIVSQAVRAILDDDQLTIFPPDFALTLTDDVMDDRILKEILHMAPEEGTLITNDRILQIKASCYGIPSEEYRDSDPFRSESQRYTGFVDEGDPPENNCFMWEAGTPVFHGPEGPKPINYTHEIWGVKPRSVYQNLALELMLQEGIDLISIQSEAGYGKTFLSLAAALYLMLERKDNPYRKIYLVKPVVEIGSKMGYLPGDIEEKMLPYIKYVQDLLIKLHDIRPCNRLWADPQSETLKFNRKRIEVQPVAFIRGMNIENAVVIVDEMQNLSRGETRALLTRMGEGVKCICLGDTRQVDHPYLNESNNGLNWTVRKLKGYKNYAHMVLKGDRSRGPITDIVLKSKL, encoded by the coding sequence ATGGCCCAGAAGCATTTCGTCCTCGATACCAACGTCCTTATTGAAAATCCCAAATGCATCACCGCTCTGAGAAACGGGGCGGAAAACAAGATTTACATTCCGTATACCGTCCTGACCGAACTGGACGGGCTCAAAAAAGACCCGCGCATAGGGCATATCGTGTCCCAGGCCGTGCGCGCCATCCTCGACGACGATCAACTCACCATCTTCCCACCGGATTTCGCCCTCACGCTCACCGATGACGTGATGGATGACCGTATCCTCAAGGAAATACTGCACATGGCACCCGAAGAAGGGACGCTCATAACCAATGATCGAATCCTTCAGATCAAGGCGTCATGCTATGGCATTCCCAGTGAGGAGTACCGTGATTCAGACCCGTTCCGCTCGGAGTCGCAACGGTATACGGGATTTGTGGATGAGGGAGATCCGCCGGAAAACAACTGCTTCATGTGGGAGGCCGGAACCCCGGTTTTTCATGGCCCGGAAGGGCCGAAGCCCATCAATTACACGCATGAGATATGGGGCGTAAAACCCCGATCAGTCTATCAGAATCTGGCACTGGAGCTGATGCTTCAGGAGGGCATTGATCTCATCTCGATTCAGTCCGAGGCCGGGTATGGAAAGACATTCCTGTCTCTGGCGGCCGCTCTGTATTTGATGCTTGAGCGCAAGGACAATCCCTACCGCAAGATATATCTGGTCAAGCCGGTAGTCGAGATCGGATCAAAAATGGGCTACCTGCCAGGTGACATTGAGGAGAAGATGCTGCCGTACATCAAGTACGTTCAGGATCTGCTTATCAAGCTCCATGATATTCGCCCCTGTAATCGCCTATGGGCCGACCCGCAGAGTGAAACACTCAAGTTCAACAGGAAAAGGATCGAAGTGCAGCCGGTGGCATTTATTCGTGGTATGAACATTGAAAACGCCGTGGTCATTGTGGATGAAATGCAGAATCTCTCCCGTGGCGAGACCCGTGCCCTCCTGACCCGCATGGGCGAAGGCGTCAAATGTATCTGCCTCGGGGATACGCGTCAGGTGGATCATCCGTATCTTAATGAATCAAATAACGGGCTGAACTGGACAGTAAGAAAGCTGAAAGGCTATAAGAATTATGCTCACATGGTTTTGAAAGGGGATCGATCGCGAGGTCCCATCACGGATATCGTATTGAAATCCAAACTCTAA
- a CDS encoding 3D domain-containing protein gives MRILLNYTLTPVLCAALAVMAVVVVVKQQEIEGLEHKLELAEQTAEARKLMVEETRLLQKAVSSPPVKTVTVTAYNPTTDQTDSDPLIAASMRKVRLGTIAVSRDLFDQGWVFGRKVRIEGLGIFEINDLMNKRFTRRIDIFMWDENQARQFGKKNVKVALLEI, from the coding sequence ATGAGGATATTGTTAAACTACACGCTCACGCCGGTACTCTGTGCTGCTTTGGCTGTCATGGCCGTGGTCGTTGTGGTGAAGCAGCAAGAGATTGAAGGTCTCGAACATAAGCTTGAGCTTGCCGAACAGACGGCCGAGGCTCGAAAGCTCATGGTGGAGGAAACCCGCCTGCTGCAAAAGGCTGTGTCATCTCCACCGGTCAAGACGGTCACCGTCACTGCATATAACCCCACTACGGATCAGACCGATTCGGACCCGTTGATCGCGGCGTCCATGCGCAAGGTGCGCCTCGGTACCATCGCCGTTTCCCGTGATCTCTTTGATCAGGGTTGGGTATTCGGGCGCAAGGTGCGCATCGAAGGCCTCGGCATATTCGAAATCAACGACCTGATGAACAAGCGATTCACTCGCCGCATCGATATATTCATGTGGGATGAGAATCAGGCGCGGCAGTTTGGCAAGAAGAACGTCAAGGTCGCACTGCTTGAGATTTGA